In a genomic window of Urocitellus parryii isolate mUroPar1 chromosome 11, mUroPar1.hap1, whole genome shotgun sequence:
- the Olfml3 gene encoding olfactomedin-like protein 3, producing the protein MGPSAPLLVLILLSWSGPLQGQQHHLVEYMERRLAALEERLAQCQDQSSRHAAELRDFKNKMLPLLEVAEKEREALRTEADTISGRVDRLEREVDYLETQNPALPCVELDEKVNGGPGTKGKGRRNEKYDMVTDCGYTISQVRSMKILKRFGGPAGLWTKDPLGPTEKIYVLDGTQNDTAFVFPRLRDFTLTMAARKASRVRVPFPWVGTGQLVYGGFLYYARRPPGGPGGGSELENTLQLIKFHLANRTVVDSSVFPAERLIPPYALTTDTYIDLAADEEGIWAVYATREDDRHLCLAKLDPQTLDTEQQWDTPCPRENAEAAFVICGTLYVVYNTRPASRARIQCSFDASGTLTPEQAALSYFPRRYGAHASLRYNPRERQLYAWDDGYQIVYKLEMRKKEEEI; encoded by the exons ATGGGGCCCAGCGCTCCTCTCCTCGTCCTGATCCTTTTGTCATGGTCCGGACCCCTTCAAGGACAGCAGCACCACCTTGTGGAATACATGGAACGCCGACTTGCAGCCTTGGAG GAACGGCTGGCCCAGTGCCAGGACCAAAGTAGTCGGCATGCTGCTGAGCTGCGGGACTTCAAGAACAAGATGCTGCCCCTGCTGGAGGTGGCAGAGAAGGAGCGGGAGGCACTCAGAACCGAGGCTGACACCATCTCGGGGAGAGTGGACCGTCTGGAACGAGAGGTGGACTATCTGGAGACCCAGAACCCAGCTCTACCCTGTGTAGAGCTTGATGAGAAGGTGAACGGAGGCCCTGGAACCAAAGGCAAAGGCAGAAGAAATGAGAAGTACGATATGGTGACAG ACTGTGGCTACACAATTTCTCAGGTGAGATCAATGAAGATCCTCAAGCGGTTTGGTGGCCCAGCGGGTCTATGGACCAAGGATCCTTTGGGGCCAACAGAAAAGATCTACGTGTTGGATGGAACGCAGAACGACACAGCCTTTGTGTTCCCACGGCTACGTGACTTCACCCTTACCATGGCTGCCCGGAAAGCCTCCAGAGTTCGTGTGCCCTTCCCCTGGGTAGGCACGGGGCAGCTGGTATATGGTGGCTTTCTTTATTATGCCCGGAGGCCTCCTGGAGGACCTGGAGGGGGTAGTGAGTTGGAGAACACTTTGCAACTCATCAAATTCCACCTGGCAAACCGAACAGTGGTGGACAGCTCAGTGTTCCCCGCAGAGAGGTTGATTCCCCCCTATGCGCTGACGACAGACACCTACATTGACCTGGCAGCTGATGAGGAGGGCATCTGGGCAGTCTATGCCACCCGGGAGGATGACAGGCACTTGTGTCTGGCCAAATTAGATCCACAGACACTGGACACAGAGCAGCAGTGGGACACGCCATGTCCTAGGGAGAATGCCGAGGCTGCCTTTGTCATCTGTGGGACCCTGTACGTCGTCTATAACACGCGCCCTGCCAGTCGGGCCCGCATCCAGTGCTCCTTTGATGCCAGTGGGACACTGACCCCTGAACAGGCTGCTCTCTCTTACTTTCCCCGTCGATACGGTGCCCACGCCAGCCTCCGCTATAACCCCCGTGAGCGCCAGCTCTATGCCTGGGATGATGGCTACCAGATTGTCTACAAGCTGGAgatgaggaagaaagaggaggaaatttGA